The Capsicum annuum cultivar UCD-10X-F1 chromosome 3, UCD10Xv1.1, whole genome shotgun sequence genomic sequence TTGCCTCCACCTAGGTCTACTATTGCTGCAGCATTCAGCCCTGATGGGAAGACACTTGCTTCTACTCAGTCAGTCCCTCTCTCTCTGAATACATAGGCCTGTACAATCTATCATGTTATGCATTGTAGTGTCTTGCTGCTTAGATATGAACTTGTTTATCTACTATGATCTTTGAGTCTCATTTCTAAATCGTCAGTGACTATAGTCATatctttaaaaaagaagaaagaatagaATCCTTTGTAATTATTTGCGAATTGAGAATGAAGACAAATATTCCACTTTTATTGTGCTGtgcatttttttttccttttgcttgTATCAAATACATTGACATATTCTGTTAACATGGTGGCAGTGGAGATCACACGGTGAAGATAATTGATTGCCAAAGTGGGAAGTGCTTAAAGGTGTTAAGTGGACATCGCAGGACTCCTTGGGTGGTAAGACTGTTTTGAGATCTTTAGTCATCTGAAATAGTTGTGCTACATTCTTGGATGATATCATTATCCCCTTGGAGATATATTTTCAATCAACTAGCTAATATTGATACTGATTGGAAATACTGTGAGTTTTAGTTGATACAATGTTTAGAAGGCATATAGTTGGCTCTGAAAAATGTCGAACATTGTATTCCTTTAACATTGTGTTCGATGCATGTGCTTTTTAAGATGGCTAAACTATCTGATTTCGTTTAAATATTAATGCAGATAAATGCTCGGTATCTATTAAAAAAGAGTAGAAAAATTCTTGATGTTTGCTCACATGTCTAAGACTTTCAATTCATTTGAACCCCACCTTAATGGAAGAGGATTGCAACTTATGAGGCTTTTCTCTATTGTCTCTAGTTTTTTATTGTTTGAAGAGTCTGGTGGTTTCTTATTTCATACATGTCTTAGCTGTGTTGATATTGCTTCTTTCGCTTTTGAATATCACTTTCCTCCATTGCTATTTAACATTGTGGTTGAACTTTTGCAGGTTCGTTTCCATCCACTGTACTCTGAGATACTTGCTAGTGGAAGTTTGGACCATGAAGTTCGTCTATGGGATGCAAAAACTGCCGAGTGTATAGGATCACGTGATTTTTGTAATAACCTGTAACATCTTACTGGTTGAACAATAAACATTACTCTCTactattttgttttgttattaataCATATGGTGGGAATTTTTTCCTGCAGATCGTCCTATTGCATCCATTGCCTTCCATGCCCAAGGGGAAGTTCTCGCTGTTGCTTCAGGCCACAAGGTAAGAAATCCGGAATTCAATACATTGTGGTTTGTTCATTGCAAGTTGGTTGTAATGATGATGTTTCAATATATGATAGCTGTATATGTGGCACTACAACACAAGAGGGGATGCATCTTCACCAGCTATCGTACTAAAGACAAGGCGTTCACTTCGTGCCGTGCATTTCCACCCGCATGGCGCTCCATTTCTTTTAACAGCTGAGGTGTcactcctttttttttaattatttaaaaaatctgGTGTGATGTTTTTAATTATAACTTATGAATGCTGTAGATCTTATCAACCCTGTTGTTTTTAGGTCAATGATCTGGACTCATCAGATTCTTCAATGACGCTTGCAACTTCTCCGGGTAACTTGCGGTACCCTCCTCCTACAGTGTATTTGACAGATGCTCACTCCACTTATCGATCTGCTTCAGCAAATGAATTGCCTATCATGTCTCTACCTTTCATGATCTGGCCACCAAATGCTAGAGGTGATCCTAGAGTGCCTTTGCAGCAGAGCAATACAGACATGGGTTCTGACAGTACACAGAACAGAGTAGACTCTTCTGCATCTGTCCGACTTCTCACTTACTCAACTCCTTCTGGCCAGTATGAACTTCTATTGTCCCCTATTGAGCCAACTCTATCTCCTGCACAAGAAGCTCAGGCTGGTTCGTCGATTAGGGATACTGAGAATGCATCATCTAACCCTGTAGTTGATCCTATGGAGACTGATGGGCCGGCTGAGGAGAGAAACAATCAGTTTTATCCTTTCAGTGACCCTGCATACTGGGAATTACCTTTCTTGCAAGGATGGTTGATTGGCCAAAGCCAAGCAGGCCGAAGGTCAATTCATTCTGAGCATAGTGGTGTCACGAACAATGTATCGGCTTATGGTGAAGTAGATCATCCTGCTGCAGCTCCGTCAGTCATTTCAAACAGTAATCATCCAAGGTCTGGAAGATCTGGTTCTCGACATCGTTCTTCACGCTCTAGAGCGATCCCTGTTCCTGGATCTGTTGATAGTGCTGCTCCGGTTAATGTTGTGCATGATGAAAGTGATTCTCAAGCTTTTATGAGTCGGTTCCAGTCAGAGATAGCTAGTTCCCTGACTGCAGCAGCGGCTTCTGAATTGCCATGTACTGTGAAACTCAGAGTATGGCCTTATGATGTTAAGGCTCCATGTGCGCCGCTTGATGCTGAAAAATGTCGCTTAATGATACCGCATGCTGTGCTTTGTAGGTGAGATAATTTCTGCTGTTCCAAAGCTTTGGCTTGAAGTTTTCATATGCCTTAAAGGACAACCGGCTAGTTAACTCTCTCTCATGCTGTACTGGCTGCTTGATTTCATTTTCTCTTAGGGTAGTTGATGTCTATCCTCTTACCATTGTTTGACAACTCTTAATTGTTATGTTAGTGTACAACCAGATAGCATGTGCAATTAACCATCCTTAATGCTTACATGTTATACATTGTCTATTTCAGTGAAATTAACCGTCCTTAATGCTTACATGATAACATTGTCTGTTTCAGTGAAATGGGCGCCCACTTTTCACCATGTGGGAGATTTTTAGCAGCTTGTGTTGCATGTATTATGCCTAACATGGAAGCTGATCCTGGTCACCATGGACAATTTCGTCATGATGCTGCAACTTCACCTACCAGACATCCAATTGCAGCCCATCGGGTTATGTATGAGCTACGGATATATTCCTTGGAGGAGGCGACGTAAATACCAAATCTTATGGCTTGGTTTTGTTTTCTCTctgattattctttctttttatttttttactttgttcTTTGTCTCTTTTCGTGACTTTCTTTGGTGCTCACTTTGGAACTCTATTACCCTGTTGCAGCTTTGGTTCGGTGCTTGCATCTCGAGCAATTAGGGCTGCTCATTGTTTGACTTCAATTCAGgttaatacttcctccgtctctGCACAGCTTGATTTGTAATCCTAAACTATGTTTTTCGGTAGTAACTTTGCAGTTTGTGGTTATCTGGGAGAATGAACTCTAGATGGTTTTCTTGTTGTAACATTGTCGTCTCAAACCTTTGAGGAAGTAAGAATAAATATGAATTGttagatgagaaaaaaaaaatgaagagtaaGCTCTCGGACTGTGGTAGATCGATGTgttcttttttcttcaattagGAAGAGACATATTTCAAGTTCTTGATTTTGGGATTCATTCTTTATTCAAAATTAGAGGGTCAGAATGCAAGTTCATATATAAGTCGTAGTGTCTTAAGTGCTAGTGCAATGTCGTCGTTTTGCAACCTGTTAAATGCATGCTATGCTAAGCATTGATTTTGCTGAGTCACTGATAGAATCTTTATATTAGTTGCCAAAACGGTCATAAATATGCTGGTAATTGAAAATGTAGCAATTGCTTTGCAAGAAATTTACAGAGCTTTGAATCAGCAAGCATCTGGTAAATTGTGATTCTTGTCGTTTGTTTGAGTGATTAGTAGCGAATACCTATTACAGGCTTCCTGATATCGGTGTAGAACATGTTTGTTAGTCATATTCCCATTAAGTTCTTACATTCATTTGCCCGACTTTACTACTTTCTCGTATCACCATCCATTTATTAGATGCCAATACCTTGAAGATAGCACCATAAATTGTTCTCAAGATTGGATGATAGTATGGAATTCCCTTTTGACTTAATAAAGGGAATGCTTGGCAAAGTTGTGTATTTGTCAGCAAAAACTGTTCATTTATTTTCGAAACGACCATGATTTCTGGCTTTCTGATATGAGAAGCTAATTGGGGCTCCAAATCTATTGACGATGCAGTTCTCTCCAACTTCTGAGCATCTTTTACTTGCCTATGGGCGTCGGCACGGTTCACTTCTGAAAAGTATTGTGATCGATGGAGATACAACTGTACCTGTTTACACGATTCTTGAGGTGAGTACCTGATTATATTCTGGCTGCTTATggaatttcagttttcaattttcacCACCAGCAAGACTGCATCATGGTAGCACGCTTCTTATTTTAGGACATCGTAAAAATGGTTGACATAATAATATGACTTATGGACGTTTCAAGAGTTTGGTTTTAAACCTGATAAGGTGTTTATCTGTCACATTTCGTATAAGTTCTTCAATATAGTTCATCTACTCTTCCAAATATGCAAGGGAGTTTAACTTCTTAACCTCCGAGACAACCAATCTTTTTTTTGACACTTGGTTCCAGAGGTTTAGTTAAGAACAGAGGGTTAACCATATAAGTCTTTCTGACCCATGTTGCATCGCCCATGTTTCACTTTGACATGCCCTTGAAGGTTTGATAATTGCTATGTCACGAGAATATGTTGTATGCTATTTTTAGATTAGgagaatttaaatttcatttcacAACTTTGAAGAATTTACCATTGCTTCATGCCGCTATGCCTTTCCTCTCTTTATGTAGAAATCTCAAGTTGTCATTTTCTTCTTCGTGTCTGTCATTGCTCATTTAATATGCTGGTTGATCTAACTTAATCTGCTGGACCAGTCAAATAGTATCACATAATGGGATTCTATAgattaatttcaattttcaattgcACTGCAACCTAAGTCGGTGTGTATTTTTGTTGTCTCTAATTTGTTCAGTTTGTGTGTCTTTGAATCAGGTCTATAGAGTTTCAGATATGGAACTTGTGAGAGTTCTTCCCAGTGCAGAGGATGAGGTTAACGTCGCTTGCTTCCATCCTTTGGTTGGTGGCGGCCTAGTATATGGAACCAAGGTAGTACTGCAGACATTGTATGAGTTTCTTATTTCTTGGTTTCAACTATAAAACTGTTTATTACTTCAGAagtatttca encodes the following:
- the LOC107864542 gene encoding uncharacterized protein LOC107864542 isoform X2, encoding MRAAIWPENSTSDLSSTSNSIHLPPPLPPLPRNSIEQNPNCKNSCGNVFQLLTRREISPRTKRSSKKFWGEKSKCSVHSHELKSQVARDPRRGLISWVEAESIRHFSAKYCPLLPPPRSTIAAAFSPDGKTLASTHGDHTVKIIDCQSGKCLKVLSGHRRTPWVVRFHPLYSEILASGSLDHEVRLWDAKTAECIGSRDFYRPIASIAFHAQGEVLAVASGHKLYMWHYNTRGDASSPAIVLKTRRSLRAVHFHPHGAPFLLTAEVNDLDSSDSSMTLATSPANELPIMSLPFMIWPPNARGDPRVPLQQSNTDMGSDSTQNRVDSSASVRLLTYSTPSGQYELLLSPIEPTLSPAQEAQAGSSIRDTENASSNPVVDPMETDGPAEERNNQFYPFSDPAYWELPFLQGWLIGQSQAGRRSIHSEHSGVTNNVSAYGEVDHPAAAPSVISNSNHPRSGRSGSRHRSSRSRAIPVPGSVDSAAPVNVVHDESDSQAFMSRFQSEIASSLTAAAASELPCTVKLRVWPYDVKAPCAPLDAEKCRLMIPHAVLCSEMGAHFSPCGRFLAACVACIMPNMEADPGHHGQFRHDAATSPTRHPIAAHRVMYELRIYSLEEATFGSVLASRAIRAAHCLTSIQFSPTSEHLLLAYGRRHGSLLKSIVIDGDTTVPVYTILEVYRVSDMELVRVLPSAEDEVNVACFHPLVGGGLVYGTKEGKLRILQFDKSNGLDCTVSNFPDEDMLEVPTYALEG
- the LOC107864542 gene encoding uncharacterized protein LOC107864542 isoform X1; translated protein: MRAAIWPENSTSDLSSTSNSIHLPPPLPPLPRNSIEQNPNCKNSCGNVFQLLTRREISPRTKRSSKKFWGEKSKCSVHSHELKSQVARDPRRGLISWVEAESIRHFSAKYCPLLPPPRSTIAAAFSPDGKTLASTHGDHTVKIIDCQSGKCLKVLSGHRRTPWVVRFHPLYSEILASGSLDHEVRLWDAKTAECIGSRDFYRPIASIAFHAQGEVLAVASGHKLYMWHYNTRGDASSPAIVLKTRRSLRAVHFHPHGAPFLLTAEVNDLDSSDSSMTLATSPGNLRYPPPTVYLTDAHSTYRSASANELPIMSLPFMIWPPNARGDPRVPLQQSNTDMGSDSTQNRVDSSASVRLLTYSTPSGQYELLLSPIEPTLSPAQEAQAGSSIRDTENASSNPVVDPMETDGPAEERNNQFYPFSDPAYWELPFLQGWLIGQSQAGRRSIHSEHSGVTNNVSAYGEVDHPAAAPSVISNSNHPRSGRSGSRHRSSRSRAIPVPGSVDSAAPVNVVHDESDSQAFMSRFQSEIASSLTAAAASELPCTVKLRVWPYDVKAPCAPLDAEKCRLMIPHAVLCSEMGAHFSPCGRFLAACVACIMPNMEADPGHHGQFRHDAATSPTRHPIAAHRVMYELRIYSLEEATFGSVLASRAIRAAHCLTSIQFSPTSEHLLLAYGRRHGSLLKSIVIDGDTTVPVYTILEVYRVSDMELVRVLPSAEDEVNVACFHPLVGGGLVYGTKEGKLRILQFDKSNGLDCTVSNFPDEDMLEVPTYALEG